One window of the Benincasa hispida cultivar B227 chromosome 3, ASM972705v1, whole genome shotgun sequence genome contains the following:
- the LOC120073615 gene encoding uncharacterized protein LOC120073615 has protein sequence MVSISYSNVFFGACAFIFLGLHSTIYQTDAKNVFVVEKGDSTIENELSDENIKHPKRHIHFSLGKYKRIPDLAPPFNLGILSKEERVPPSGLSQSTSDNPPPPPHVISIILHKESRINFRVLSKGNRIPPSGPSQRTSESPPPPPHALSVILHKKPGINFGILPKSMHIPPSGPSKRFSNYPSPPTHAPSVI, from the coding sequence ATGGTATCAATTAGTTATTCTAATGTGTTTTTCGGAGCTTGTGCTTTCATTTTCCTTGGGTTGCATAGTACAATCTATCAAACAGATGCTAAAAATGTTTTTGTAGTGGAGAAAGGCGACTCTACTATCGAAAACGAATTGAGCGACGAGAATATAAAGCATCCAAAAAGGCATATCCATTTCTCACTAGGAAAATACAAGAGAATACCTGACTTAGCTCCACCTTTCAACTTGGGAATTCTATCGAAAGAAGAACGCGTTCCTCCATCTGGACTGAGTCAAAGTACATCAGACAATCCACCTCCTCCACCGCATGTCATATCCATCATTTTACATAAGGAATCTAGGATCAACTTCAGAGTATTATCAAAAGGAAACCGTATTCCTCCATCTGGGCCGAGTCAAAGAACTTCAGAAAGTCCTCCTCCTCCACCGCATGCCCTATCTGTCATTTTACACAAGAAACCTGGTATCAATTTTGGAATATTACCAAAAAGCATGCATATTCCTCCGTCTGGACCGAGTAAAAGATTTTCGAACTATCCATCCCCTCCAACGCATGCTCCTTCTGTTATTTGA